A region of Culicoides brevitarsis isolate CSIRO-B50_1 chromosome 1, AGI_CSIRO_Cbre_v1, whole genome shotgun sequence DNA encodes the following proteins:
- the LOC134837159 gene encoding barrier-to-autointegration factor, translating to MSSTSQKHRNFVAEPMGEKPVTDLAGVGDVLGKRLEAAGFDKAYTVLGQYLVLKKDAELFKEWMKDVCNANSKQAADCYQCLNDWCEEFL from the exons ATGTCTAGTACTTCGCAAAAGCATCGTAATTTCGTGGCCGAGCCCATGGGTGAGAAACCAGTCACAGATTTAGCTGGCGTTGGTGACGTTCTCGGCAAAAGACTCGAAGCGGCCGGTTTCGATAAG GCATACACAGTTCTCGGTCAGTATTTGGTGCTGAAAAAAGATGCCGAGCTGTTCAAAGAGTGGATGAAGGACGTGTGTAACGCCAATTCCAAACAAGCTGCTGACTGTTACCAATGTTTGAATGACTGGTGTGAAGAGTTCTTGTAA
- the LOC134836907 gene encoding uncharacterized protein LOC134836907 — MSSWFCAVPDCKNNSSNSHVSFKHDFPRGGLMKQKWLEACGIKEAKKNTKVCRDHFHERDYTIFSHSPNGGCRLRPNVVPSKNMGRDRALRSSREFTSTPNSMMTDYNYISEVSLEELKEAARNTSIKVMLDKREALNGIRKNGSINGEGEPCKKLKLSEAKEPPKLPTTSQAIILLMNSDPYKYLGLTPASIDLVETLASNISISEMNVILTFRKLKLDEDLSVLEDYFNLKDGEAKELFCYTTKTIARFMQSLVQLPSKYVVFEDIPVSARRKLCQTRFYLSSFPVVIEKTQDLYINEVTFNGTKHVINYFFLVTPDGCIAHVSPGYGGRLTPEKTLPAIKSIRELIEDGFNIIDLVPEFQEDEEDPEKNLNFEQKLAFETIKRMRQFTLINNKKALTSDFVKLLDEIVIIIAAMVNLQSVNYDDDEQPFTKEEKIEP; from the exons ATGTCATCGTGGTTTTGTGCAG tgcCAGACTGCAAAAACAACTCCTCAAACTCCCATGTCTCGTTCAAACATGACTTTCCACGTGGTGGTTTGATGAAGCAAAAGTGGCTGGAAGCGTGTGGCATCAAAGAAGCGAAGAAAAACACCAAAGTCTGTCGCGACCACTTCCACGAAAGGGACTACACAATATTCTCGCATTCCCCGAATGGAGGTTGTCGATTGCGACCGAATGTGGTGCCGTCCAAAAATATGGGACGAGACCGAGCACTCCGATCATCTCGTGAGTTCACATCGACGCCGAATTCAATGATGACCGACTACAATTACATCAGTGAGGTTTCGTTGGAGGAATTGAAAGAAGCAGCCAGGAATACTTCGATCAAAGTGATGCTCGACAAACGCGAAGCTTTGAATGGAATTCGGAAAAATGGCAGTATCAATGGAGAAGGCGAACCTTGCAAAAAACTAAAGTTGTCCGAAGCGAAAGAGCCCCCAAAACTGCCAACAACATCACAAGCGATAATTTTACTCATGAACTCGGATCCGTACAAATATCTGGGACTGACTCCCGCATCAATTGACTTGGTGGAGACCCTTGCATCGAATATCAGCATTTCCGAAATGAATGTCATCCTCACGTTCCGCAAACTGAAACTGGACGAGGACCTGTCTGTGCTAGAAGACTACTTTAACTTGAAGGACGGCGAGGCAAAGGAACTTTTTTGCTATACGACAAAAACGATTGCGCGATTTATGCAGAGTTTAGTGCAACTTCCATCGAAGTACGTTGTCTTTGAGGACATTCCAGTGAGTGCGCGCCGAAAACTGTGCCAGACACGATTTTATCTCAGTTCCTTCCCCGTTGTCATCGAGAAAACACAAGATTTGTACATCAACGAAGTGACTTTCAATGGTACAAAGCACGTCATCAACTACTTTTTCTTGGTAACGCCCGACGGATGTATCGCCCATGTGTCTCCCGGCTATGGAGGACGATTAACGCCCGAGAAAACCTTACCGGCAATCAAGAGTATCAGGGAATTAATTGAAGATGGCTTCAATATTATCGATCTCGTGCCCGAATTTCAGGAGGACGAAGAGGATCCCGAGAAGAATCttaattttgagcaaaaattggCATTTGAGACCATTAAACGGATGCGCCAATTCACCTTGATCAACAACAAGAAAGCTTTGACTTCGGATTTTGTCAAATTGCTGGACGAAATCGTCATCATTATTGCAGCAATGGTCAATTTACAGTCAGTGAATTACGATGACGATGAACAACCAtttacaaaagaagaaaaaatagaaccATAA